The following proteins come from a genomic window of Musa acuminata AAA Group cultivar baxijiao chromosome BXJ1-7, Cavendish_Baxijiao_AAA, whole genome shotgun sequence:
- the LOC135678237 gene encoding P-loop NTPase domain-containing protein LPA1-like, protein MVVAESPKLIYIVVVNEGEDGRGGGSFRYTRPVLQSTLQLIGCKPRHAYKISRRAYEIVQSKCSADGSRPDAAGTSVSGLWDGSIQAEPLNLREANLQSSKGNVETRSSIPFELYKRQTTAFVTRDTFLNLVCDALSEYKYVGPNQRTDLVLACRIRERKESVTILLCGTSGCGKSTLSALLGSRLGITTVISTDSIRHMMRSFVDEKQNPLLWASTYHAGECLDPVAVAQAKAKRKAKKLAAPPHSLPKQELDGPSNQQHDDQLLDTSGEAEKIGKKQMAIEGYKAQSEMVIDSLDRLIFSWEDRKESAVVEGVHLSLNFVMGLMKKHPSVVPFMIYIANEDKHVERFAVRAKYMTLDPARNKYVKYIRNIRTIQEYLSNRANKHLVPKINNTNVDRSVALIHATVFSCLRRRLVGEELYDSTTNTVPIINEEYRKQCTANSMGSKGMLKLIQRQGSSRHLMALFNTDGSVAKAWPVESADGKIMSGNVGKNCLTIYGPLQVGKAEEVNLQFGTFGISAWPSDAGGTSHTGSIDDSKADCIDTGSRYFSSRCSSPRLSEGPAKEHKDDISVPDSEEEAEEESNDDQSDVDKNDIAEELEGSVDEGSTKSDEEFEDLAMQDSQENGYWTDDDEPTNIKKLTSEKKLTRDMSGKIVRGDLTEKKSQNLRSTHKIYTRASDPSCYHSLLAENLRSLSLKTKKHLPTNSLQSYRRSRSIPASAESGL, encoded by the exons ATGGTGGTTGCGGAGTCTCCGAAGCTGATTTATATAGTCGTGGTGAACGAGGGAGAGGACGGGAGGGGCGGTGGGTCGTTTCGCTACACGCGGCCCGTGCTTCAGAGCACCCTGCAGCTCATCGGATGCAAGCCTCGCCATGCTTACAAG ATAAGTCGAAGGGCATATGAAATTGTTCAAAGCAAATGCTCAGCTGATGGTTCACGTCCTGATGCTGCTGGGACGTCAGTATCAGGTTTGTGGGACGGAAGTATCCAAGCTGAACCCTTGAACCTTAGGGAGGCGAACCTTCAGTCATCTAAAGGAAATGTAGAGACTAGAAGCTCAATCCCATTTGAACTGTACAAGAGGCAAACAACTGCTTTCGTTACAAGAGACACTTTCCTGAATCTTGTTTGTGATGCACTCTCCGAATACAAGTATGTTGGACCAAATCAAAGAACAGACTTGGTTTTGGCATGCAG AATCCGGGAAAGAAAGGAATCAGTCACAATTCTTTTATGTGGTACAAGTGGGTGTGGCAAGTCGACTCTTTCAGCCTTGCTG GGAAGCAGACTGGGCATCACTACTGTGATTTCGACTGATTCAATACGCCATATGATGAGGAGCTTTGTTGATGAAAAACAAAATCCTCTCCTTTGGGCTTCAACCTATCATGCTGGAGAATGCTTAGATCCTGTGGCAGTTGCACAAGCAAAggccaaaagaaaagcaaaaaagctGGCTGCTCCTCCTCACTCATTGCCTAAGCAAGAACTTGATGGTCCTTCAAATCAACAGCATGATGACCAACTCTTAGACACATCTGGTGAGGCTGAGAAAATTGGTAAAAAGCAAATGGCTATTGAGGGTTATAAAGCACAGAGTGAAATGGTCATTGATAGCCTTGATCGGCTCATTTTTTCATGGGAAGACAGGAAAGAATCTGCTGTAGTTGAGGGTGTTCATTTGAGCCTTAATTTTGTG ATGGGCTTAATGAAGAAACATCCGTCTGTTGTACCATTCATGATCTATATCGCAAATGAGGACAAGCACGTTGAAAGGTTTGCTGTACGTGCAAAATACATGACTTTGGATCCTGCAAGGAATAAATATGTAAAGTACATTAGAAATATCAGAACGATTCAAGAATATCTCAGCAACCGTGCCAACAAACATTTAGTGCCCAAAATAAATAATACAAATGTTGACCGGAGTGTGGCACTAATTCATGCGACAGTCTTCAGCTGCCTACGCAGGCGATTGGTGGGAGAGGAGCTGTATGACTCTACGACAAACACAGTGCCTATAATAAATGAAGAATACAGGAAACAATGCACTGCCAACTCAATGGGCTCTAAGGGAATGTTAAAGTTGATTCAGAGACAGGGGTCCTCGAGACATCTAATGGCTCTATTTAACACTGATGGTTCTGTTGCCAAGGCTTGGCCTGTGGAATCTGCCGATGGTAAAATCATGTCTGGAAATGTAGGAAAGAACTGTTTAACCATATATGGTCCCTTACAGGTAGGGAAGGCAGAGGAAGTGAATCTCCAGTTTGGTACTTTTGGGATCAGTGCTTGGCCTAGTGATGCCGGTGGCACCAGTCACACTGGAAGCATTGATGATTCCAAGGCTGACTGCATTGACACTGGTAGCAGATATTTCTCTTCTCGTTGTAGCTCTCCGAGGTTATCAGAAGGACCTGCGAAAGAG CACAAGGATGACATATCGGTGCCCGACAGTGAAGAGGAAGCTGAGGAGGAAAGTAATGATGATCAAAGTGATGTCGACAAGAATGACATTGCTGAAGAG CTTGAAGGCTCTGTTGACGAGGGTTCAACCAAGTCCGATGAAGAGTTCGAGGACTTGGCCATGCAAGACAGCCAGGAAAATGGTTATTGGACAGACGATGATGAACCAACTAACATCAAGAAACTAACAAGTGAGAAGAAACTAACGAGAGATATGTCGGGCAAGATTGTAAGGGGTGATCTGACAGAAAAGAAGTCGCAAAATCTCCGTAGTACCCACAAAATATACACCCGTGCATCTGACCCCTCATGCTATCATTCTTTGCTTGCTGAGAACCTGAGAAGCTTGAGCTTGAAGACAAAGAAGCATCTTCCTACCAACTCTTTGCAATCTTATCGGCGCTCCCGAAGCATTCCTGCTTCTGCCGAATCTGGTTTGTGA